The following coding sequences lie in one Anticarsia gemmatalis isolate Benzon Research Colony breed Stoneville strain chromosome 16, ilAntGemm2 primary, whole genome shotgun sequence genomic window:
- the LOC142979325 gene encoding uncharacterized protein LOC142979325 produces the protein MGETELTRNCILRISNKKILELIQECEKYPCMWDTTLVDYPNKAERLRCIQRIAAKLAIPHFSSRHVAIKFKNLRNSYCQELKKIAANDQYVPKVFWFPYIDKYLRDHIQPVQTLTPQIYKRLNEMPTKIIKLEDDSDDPTSEVGTEDVTMTQLPNLSPSSNSKVDTTCSEPIPSENHEEPKQIERSVSVDTTKRTLEPEKELEIAPTPKKIRISTRDDESPPENVKPKAKERKSIIKDGADVYDHFGAYVASLLKTLPAKKALILQPKLIEMIISFGMDDLEEDDDDDS, from the exons ATGGGCGAGACAGAACTCACGCGCAACTGCATCCTACGCATCAGCAACAAGAAAATCCTGGAATTAATACAAGAATGTGAAAAGTATCCTTGCATGTGGGATACGACCCTAGTCGACTATCCAAATAAAGCCGAAAGACTTCGCTGTATACAGCGCATAGCAGCTAAGTTAGCTATACCACATTTTTCTTCAAGACATGTGGCGATTAAATTCAAGAATTTGAGGAACTCTTACTGCCAGGAGTTGAAGAAGATTGCAGCTAACGACCAATATGTACCGAAGGTGTTCTGGTTCCCTTATATTGATAAGTACCTCAGAGATCATATACAGCCGGTGCAGACTTTGACTCCGCAAATTTAC aaacgATTGAACGAGATGCCAACTAAGATTATTAAACTGGAGGACGACAGTGATGATCCAACAAGCGAGGTGGGCACGGAAGACGTGACGATGACACAGCTTCCAAACTTATCTCCTAGCTCTAACTCCAAAGTTGACACGACCTGTTCGGAACCAATTCCCAGCGAGAACCACGAGGAACCGAAACAAATTGAAAGAAGTGTATCAGTAGATACTACTAAAAGAACTCTGGAGCCAGAAAAAGAATTGGAAATCGCTCCAACGCCTAAGAAAATAAGAATTTCTACCCGCGATGACGAGTCACCTCCAGAAAATGTAAAGCCAAAAGCAAAAGAGCGTAAGTCCATAATAAAAGATGGAGCAGACGTTTATGACCACTTTGGCGCTTACGTCGCTTCGCTGCTGAAGACTTTGCCAGCTAAAAAAGCGTTGATACTCCAGCCCAAATTGATTGAAATGATCATTTCTTTTGGGATGGATGATTTAGAAGAagacgatgatgatgattctTAA